In Fusarium oxysporum f. sp. lycopersici 4287 chromosome 4, whole genome shotgun sequence, a genomic segment contains:
- a CDS encoding acetyltransferase gives MAAQEKNQAELEKASKLANVPHCEQYERMISGMLYDSLIPKLTNARLAARKAMNEYNTWFPEGDDFNIEFITKRRAEMLKSFLGHVEDDEVFIEPPFRVDYGPNMSVGKRFYANFNLTVLDSAIVTIGDRVMIGPNVMISTATHETEVASRRACIEYAYPINIGDDCWIGGGVTILPGVTIGEGCTIGAGSIVTRDIPAWSVAVGSPARLVKKVQALGKFEE, from the exons ATGGCAGCGCAAGAGAAGAACCAGGccgagttggagaaggcaTCCAAGCTGGCAAATGTTCCGCACTGCGAACAATATGAGAGGATGATCTCAGGCATGCT ATATGACTCACTCATTCCAAAACTCACAAATGCTCGTCTCGCAGCTCGAAAGGCCATGAACGAATACAACACCTGGTTTCCGGAAGGCGACGACTTCAACATCGAGTTTATCACCAAAAGGCGCGCTGAAATGCTGAAATCGTTCCTTGGGCACGTGGAAGACGACGAAGTCTTCATCGAGCCACCATTTAGAGTCGACTACGGCCCCAATATGTCAGTCGGAAAGAGATTCTACGCCAACTTCAACTTAACGGTCTTGGATTCAGCTATCGTTACGATTGGCGACAGGGTTATGATTGGTCCAAATGTTATGATCTCGACAGCGACACATGAAACGGAGGTCGCAAGCCGCAGGGCCTGCATCGAGTATGCTTACCCGATCAACATAGGCGATGACTGTTGGATCGGAGGCGGTGTTACTATTTTGCCTGGTGTCACGATTGGGGAGGGATGTACGATAGGCGCTGGCTCTATCGTGACGCGCGATATTCCTGCCTGGAGCGTGGCTGTGGGATCCCCTGCAAGGCTTGTAAAAAAGGTGCAAGCGCTGGGCAAATTTGAGGAGTAA